From the genome of Spinacia oleracea cultivar Varoflay chromosome 2, BTI_SOV_V1, whole genome shotgun sequence, one region includes:
- the LOC110778807 gene encoding Golgi SNAP receptor complex member 1-2 isoform X2: protein MLSYLLMLSLVPVSHKLPLFSEHSVMELGYADTGSPTVSSSRSWKSMEMEIQSSLEKLVDINDSMGRCAASAAPTTSVTQKLARHRDILHEFTQEFRRIKGNISSMREHAELLSSVRDDISEYKASGTMSPKGHLLRERGAIHGSISHIDEVINQAQATRSVLGSQRALFGDVGGKVKVLSEKFPVIRGLLGSIKRKRSRDTLILSAVIAACTLFLIIYWLSK from the exons CTCCCCCTGTTTTCTGAGCATAGTGTCATGGAATTAGGTTATGCGGATACTGGATCACCAACAGTGAGTTCCAGCAGGTCATGGAAGTCTATGGAAATGGAAATTCAGTCTTCACTTGAGAAGTTAGTAGACATAAATGATTCAATGGGCAGATGTGCTGCATCTGCGGCTCCCACTACATCAGTTACTCAAAAACTTGCAAGACACAGAGACATACTTCATGAGTTTACCCAG GAATTCAGGCGTATCAAAGGAAATATAAGTTCGATGAGGGAACATGCGGAGCTCCTTAGTTCAGTGAGAGATGATATTAGTGAGTACAAG GCATCGGGGACTATGTCACCAAAGGGGCATCTGCTAAGAGAAAGAGGTGCAATTCACGGAAGCATATCTCAT ATAGATGAGGTAATAAATCAAGCTCAGGCTACAAGATCGGTCTTGGGTTCTCAGAGGGCGTTGTTTGGTGATGTTGGAGGAAAAGTGAAGGTTTTAAGCGAGAAATTTCCTGTCATTCGTGGTCTACTTG GTTCAATCAAAAGAAAGCGGTCAAGAGATACACTGATTCTGTCTGCAGTCATCGCGGCCTGTACTTTGTTCCTAATTATATACTGGCTCTCCAAATGA